TGGAGCCGAACATAATTGCCAATGATAGTGATGATGACATAGCAGGGAGTAATCTAATTGAGGGTGTTGCTGCGTCTAGTTCAGGGACTCAATAGTACCCCCTGTACTTTTTAAATTTAGACTTGGATGCCATGAGATAGCAAGGAGTTCCTGGTGAACCTATTGGATTTGGTGCCAGAGACACACAAGATGCTGGAGGACTAGCAAAGTTTCAGGTTGGTCAGCAGTTTTAGGATAAAGAGGAGGTCGTGTTAAGCTTGAAGACTTATAGCATCCAATGCGGTGTTCAGTACAAAGTGGTGGAGTCTGATTATCGCAAGTACTACGGGAAGTGTAAGGAATTTGGCAACGGGTGCGCATGGTTGATTCGGATCAGTCTCCACTAGCGTAGAGGTATTTTGGAGATAAAACGGTACAATAGACCTCATACTTGTATAACCACGTTGATACCGAGTGATCACAGGAGTCTTGATTATTATGTGATCTCAGCATTCATACTGCCAATGATTAGAGCTGATGCTGCCATGTGTATCAAGGTACTTCTGAATGCGACAGAGGCACATTTTAGTTTTAGGCCGACTTACATGAGAGTTTGGTTGGCTAAGCAGAAGGTCATGGCACAATTTTACAGAAATTAGGATGAGTCATACAACGAGTTGCCGTGATGGGTACTAGGTGTCCAGATGACGATGCCGGGTAGTGTTACAGTGCTGAGGACGAGTCTTGTGTGAGTGGTGAGCAAGTGGATCAGTTGCATTCCTATTTTCACCGATTTTTTTGGACATTTCTGCCATGTATTGAGGCCTTCTAACATTGCAAGCCATTGGTCAGTATTGACGAGACCCACTTGTACGTTAAATACGGGAGGACATTGCTCGTTGCGATTGCCAGAACGAGAATTCCAACATCCTACTTGTTGCATTTGCACTTATGGAGGGTGAGAATTCTAAGTCATGGTTATTTTTTCTATCCCATATCTGCCAGCACATCACTCCGCAGTTGGGTCTTCTAGTGATACCGAATTGACACAACGGTATCATTAAGGCTGCACTAGAAGCTCCCGACGGAGGTTGGGTAGCACCCGCTTTCTACCGTGCATTCTGTATTCGACATGTGGCCGCCAATTTTGTCCTAAACTTTAAGGACAAGAATGCATGAAGGCTATTGGTGAATGCAGCTTAGGCCAAGACTGAGGTTGAATTTGACTACTGGTTTGATATTCTCCATTTCGAAGATCCTGCCATGAGTGATTGGACTAAAAGGATTGACTATGTAATGTGCATAGAAATAGTTTTGAAACGTCATCATTAGATATACAGTGTTGCCAAGCTGACATTAGATATTAACTATTTAGATTTGACAAAATAGTGACATCCCCAGTCTATAGGAGATCTATCCAGAGCCTCCAATGAGCAACTCGAGGTCCCTTCTCGCTCGCAGTCAGGTTGTGACCTGACCACCTACCCGAAACACACATTATCACTAAATGAAAATAActccaaaaaataaaagagaaagatagCACATAAATAGAACATCACCTCAAGACCAAAGGCCAGCCAAAAGTATGATATCCAGCGGGTCTGAGATCAGAAAACTGCTAGAAGATCCATGACTGAAGCAGCTACAATGGACCAGCTAACTTCACAACGTTTCTGTTTGCCACGCAGCACATGCACCGTTATAACTATGACAGAACAGTTAATCCCCAACTGTACCCACCCATGTCCTCAAGCTTGGCTACGTATGGCATCCATTGAATGTGCAGGTGAGTACCGGACTTGTCGCCAAATAGCAGAGTCTCCAAAAGCATCACGATATAGGCCCGGACATATCTCCTAATAGTGGCATCGTCAGAGCCATCAGGAATCTCTCCGAATGTGCCCTGCATCCAACTGCATCTCATTGTAAACTTGTCGATGCAATTCATAGGAGGCAAAACACCCAACAGCTCCTGGAACCACACCCAAACTGGGCGACCACCCTCGATGTATCGCTCAAACTCCATCAGGCATCTAATGACGTACTATCCAACGATCGGCAGCCCTAACTGGTACGCCACGTCCTGCACTGTAATCGTGCACTCTCCAACGGCATATAAAACATGTGCGTTTCCAGATGCCATCTTTCTACGAATGCATTCACTAACAGCTCATCCAACATAAACCAAGTCTCGTTCAGTCTTGTAAGATGGTATAAACCGGCCATCTGCAAGTATGAAACGAGCCTCTTATCCAAGTACATACCTTACTATCGTCTCATGCTACCGATACATCAGTGGTGCTACATAAACAACATAACAAATTGTCTCTTACGACCATATCAAAACATATTTACATAACAATATCAACTAATGCATATCTTAATCTAAATAATGCCATAAATACAACCAAATAATGTTACGGAtacaaacacaaaataaatttatatattcatCAAACTGGGccgaataaaaataaatttaatactaataaaatatttttactaataacCCAAATTACAACATCAAGTCCATTGACTAGTCTTACTCTAACTAAGTTTCACTACACGTTATCTTCACTAATATTCTTCTACTTATTTGTAACCACTTTCCAAATTAAAACTTGCTCGATCAAACCTCTAAAGATTATTAAGTCACCAATCTAACCACTCTATTTAGTTTAACAATTGTAATAATGACCATCATTAAAAGAGACAAAAAAGCATTAACgtaaaatatttaatactatttttgaaaaaaaaaaaatggtatACACCAACCTCTTCATTGATAATACCAGTAATATGGGCAACTCCGTCCAAACGATAAAGACGATTCGAGTTATCTCCCATCACGTTATTTATCAAATGTtggagtgtttgggctgagatTTCTCTGAGCATTTTGGATTCGTGATTCGAATGATTTCAATTCGAACTCTATTTATAAGGATCCTCCTAGTAAATCTAATTAGATTCATTCAAATTATCATGGGCACGAAACCGTAGATAATTCGAAACAGCCATAATCGAATTACTATGGGCTTTTCAATGCCCGTAAATTGAAACGGTGTATTTCGAATTACTATAGGCAAACATCTAAGGCTAAATCGAAATAGAGTGCTTAGATTTACTAAAATAGCATGCATGCATGTATAAATCGAAACGTGTTGAGTAGATTTACTAGAATAGCaaataaatatgtataaatcGAACCAGACTGTTTCGATTtatatagaaagctaaatttaatttgaaCTTTTGGCTAATTCAATTTGTATAGAGATATAATTGGAGTTATTCACATTACGTTTTTTATTTTGGGTGATTCacataaaattaaatgaatacTGGTTTATTAATGTGAATTATCCTAAATTTTATATCgcttaaaaatatcatttttaaagtgcttataaataaaaatttcatccacttgttttttaaattaatttttaaaattaaattaaatctaCTTAATTATTAATCTGAAACCAAagtttatataatttaatattgttggaccagagtatatatatatatataatctaacggtaatactaaaaaaaattatttaatttaatattcatagttatatatataacatCTATAATgatgtatttattatatttaaaattaactaattattccAACCGTTAAATTTGAGCTATTTGGTCAATTGCTGAATCATGTAAACTACTTGAGTTTTTGTTAGTGCTCATTTACCTATACTAAGTTGTTGTTTTCGGAAATGACAACTTATAATCAATTATTGAGCAACATATcatagttattaatttattaatttatagattttgttagataaataataatctttataaataatataagtaataaattttataattggtccaataaaataaaaatatattacattCTCAAATTATCcatctaaatcttaatattagaataattatttGCACATTTAGTAAATTAAATATCCGATATATCaattattcacattatttaatattttcatatctacttatactttttcttaatctattcttaatatattaAAGTAGATACATAAGTTTACTCATATTACGTTTAAgacatttttttcttctactaaTGCCATGTCAGCAACATCGCTTACTTGacaaaattttagaatcaaCCACTTAATTTTTGCCAAATCatctattattttcaaattagtaaaataaaaaaacaaaatatacaaaaaacaATACAATAATTACCAACAgcaataattagaaataattagaaattaataGCATCTAACCAAGTTTGTAATTTACAAAGACATTAAATCcatatttctatatttattatatcttatcGTTGTaaacaatacaataaatttataattctaataattaatttattaatttctataaATAACTCATTCAATGTAATAAATATCCATATTACAAAtgtcataataatattattaatcataataaattttacgttacaaatattcaaattcttTGAACTACTTATATAAGTCTCTTATTACTATTCCTTCAAATAACATCATATTtagcacaaaaaatttattttcaaactACACACTATCTCAAACTTACTCAATGAAAATAATTATGTTAAATGTGAAAAGTGTAAGAAGAAAACATATGAAAAAGGAGATAACTACATTTGTGGCACATGTAATAATCAAACACCACGCTATCAAACAATAAGGCAActctatatatttttaataatttcatCTATCAAATTATTAGTTACTAACTTAATACTTATTTTAGGTTCGAAACTCAATTAAAGGTTTCAGATCAAAGTGGTACAACTACTTTTGTACTATTTGATGGCGAagcaaaaatttttttggtaCAACTGTTTCAAATCTAATGACACTCCAGAAAAGTAATGACATTGAAACATCACTCCAATTGAAAATTTTGTGCAATCTCACTTATATTTGAAGTCAatgtaaattattttaattttaaagaaagtTCTAAACGATACACTCTTATTAAGACATTTATTCCAACAAAAAACACTGAATCTCAACACTCATTACAACAAATAAAACAGGTAATACTAAAAAAATCacttattttagttagtttagacatcatttttatttcaaatttaaattattcattGATTATAGGAACTAATTTCGTCAATACTAATATCATTAGACTAAGATCACATACCCATCAAGAGATTAAGGAGAAAGAAAATTATACAAATTCAAGACACATATTCGGAAGAAGAACATACTTGCAAAGATGGAACAAACAACACAGTAGAAAGTACATATAACTCAACAATTCATAAAAAATACGTCTTCACAAGAACCTacacaaaaagaagaaagtaacAACTCTAACAACAACCAATAAAAAAAGGAGGACGAGCACCTTATAAAAAGACtaagttcataaactaaaacAAATGCAAAAATCAAACTATCAAATAAAATTGTTATTTTGTACATACAACtttaatattcaaattttttgtaCTACaaatcattttaaataaaatactttttaaatttaactttagTTTAcgcatttaatttaattttacaaaatataacaatttttaatatttattatatattatcattAATTTACTATTCCGCGCATCGCGCGAGTCTCGTTCTAGTTTATTATATAACGGTACGCAAATACAACCTTCTACCATGCATATCATGGATCTTCCAAACCTTATCTCTATCCTCACCACCATCCTCTTTCTCTTTTTGCTATTGAAAACAGCCATTAAGAAATTTAGTTCTTCCAAGGATATTACCAATTTACCCCCAGGGCCAAGAAAACTACCCATAATAGGAAACATGCACAACCTTGTAGGATCAATGCCCCATGAATGCCTAAGAAATTTAGCTTCCAAATACGGACCCTTAATGCATCTTAAACTAGGAGAAGTGTCCCACATCATAGTTACATCACCTGAAATGGCACAAGAGATTTTGAAGACTCAAGATCTCAACTTTTGTGATAGGCCAAACCTTCTCTTTGCCAGAGTCATGAATTACAATGGAACGGACATTGCTTTTGCCCCCTATGGAGAGTATTGGAGGCATGTACGAAAGATATGCACCATGGAGTTATTAACAGCAAAGCGTGTTCAATCTTTTAGGCGCATAAGAGAAGCAGAGGTTTCAGAGTTGGTCAAAGCAATATCTCAAAGTCAAGGCTCCATTTTTAATCTGTCTCACAAGATTTTATCAATGACCTATGGAATAGCAGCTAGAATAGTATTTGGTAAAAAGAAATTTATACACAGCGtaaatactttaattttacatttattattattattattattattattattattattattattattattattattattatatcatgGTAAAAAGAATCCTAGGAAAGCcaatattaaaaacaaatttataAGATTGATTTTAGACTCTTTCATCGTAATAGTTAATTTTTGTggtgataattttttaataatttatattttattacattagtatttttattaaaattcgACCAAGTAAAAGAAATTATTATTTGTGAAGAGTCTTGGCCAAGAAAAGACTAAATgaaatatcataaaataaaactgTCGGTATATTAACTCTTAAAAGGATATTATATATGTTAGGAGTCTCATAAGACacgaatattaaaaaaaaaatcttatattAAAGACTAacacataaaaaatattgtaaGATTTTAGACTATATGtcaatataataattaatttttactgTGATAATTCTATCAAGATTTCACATCTTATTACATATAACTTTATCATATTTGTTATTTAATAATTGTATGTTTTTTATTTGACAATATAGGTAAAAAATATAGTTACTATGATGTTTTTATATCATCTTTTGAAGAAGCATTGCAAATAGGAGGAAGAAATTGTATTGCTGA
The Arachis stenosperma cultivar V10309 chromosome 7, arast.V10309.gnm1.PFL2, whole genome shotgun sequence genome window above contains:
- the LOC130941156 gene encoding cytochrome P450 71D10-like, encoding MHNLVGSMPHECLRNLASKYGPLMHLKLGEVSHIIVTSPEMAQEILKTQDLNFCDRPNLLFARVMNYNGTDIAFAPYGEYWRHVRKICTMELLTAKRVQSFRRIREAEVSELVKAISQSQGSIFNLSHKILSMTYGIAARIVFGKKYSYYDVFISSFEEALQIGGRNCIADLN